The following is a genomic window from Apodemus sylvaticus chromosome 10, mApoSyl1.1, whole genome shotgun sequence.
TTCACCTGCCTGAGCACTTTTTCAATCATTCCTCAGCCCTGTCACATATACACGGCCCAGTTATACATATTATAGGTTATAGAAACATACGAGTTATCTATATGGGCAGTTGATTTTGGGACAGGCTATCACTATGTGctagggctggccttgaacccacaattCTCCTGTCTGAGCCTCCCTTACACcaggattacaagcacacacacaatgccTAACCCTACTACATGTGACTTTTTGTCCCCTTGctaatatacatatttttgttgttattttgggaCAGGATGTCTTATGTAGCTCTGGATGCACAGCAACCCTCTCTGtagactggctggccttgaactcacaaatttccccttgcctctgcctcccaagtgctgggattaacccCGTTTACTACACAACCCTTGAACTCAAGCTGTCTTGAGAGGCCTCATTTCATTACCAGGCAGTGTTTATCTGCCTAATTCATTCAAATCTGTAAACTCCTATTTCCATAAGACACTCAAATATTGAATGtattctttcatttgttctttaaaaTACACAGAAAACACAGTACTACAAAGttgtaaaatttttttttgttgttgtggttttggtttttcgaggcagggtttctctgtatagccctggctgtcctgaaactctgtagaccaggctggcctcaaactcagaaatccacctgcctctgcctcccaagtgctgggattaaaggcgtgcaccaccactgcctggcagttgtAACAATTATCTAAAAAAGTGGACACTAACCTCCACTTAACCTCAGATACCATATACTATATCTAGGTAATAAAGAACCAAAATAAGGAGAGTTCTAGAATTGGGGGATACAGCAAACCTATAAGCATAGAGAAATTAAGAGAAAGTACCTAGGCCTTAGGAAGGCCTGCTTGCCGTCCTGGTACTCAGCAGGCTAATCAAGGCTGGGTTCCAGGTCAGATGGGACGACAATTTAGGATCTTCTCAAATTTCTTAAGTCAATCAAGTAGATTTAAAGGGTATATAGATTTGAAGCTATATAACTTAGCTTCAAAAgtttacaatacatacatactagAGATCAACATGTACAACTCTCGTCCGTTAAAagctttggttttctgttttaaagagaACCCTGAGTTAGACGAGGAGGCACATTTGGCTAATCcgagcaattgggaggcagaagcaagaggatctctgtgactttaagACCAGctattttgaggccagcctggtctacagagtgagtttaaggacagccaacagtacaaagagaaaccctgtatcaaaaaatcaaagtaactaaataaataagaccagccagggttacagagtgagaccctgcagACCACAAAGCCACTGCCTGTGTCTAGTCTGTCCTGTATCTCTCAGCAGAAGGTAAGGCTAGGCTGACAGAGGCATCATGGTCACCTTCCTGACAACAGTGGGTGAGGCCAGGAGAGCTCTCGGAGGATGCGGAACTGTTTGGTGTAGGTtataggaaagaggaaaaaaggaaacccAGAGGTCAGGCCTGAAGCTACAGGTTTCTAAGCTTAGCACTAGGAAGTAGAAGtagagatcagaagttcaaggttatcttgtGTTATGCTACAAGCTCAAGGGCAGACGGGGTGAAGACTACTCAGTCAGAGGCAACGGGAGGGAGAGCTGCTTATATGCATGTATTCAGCACATTTCCAGCTACAAACCCAAAGTACTACAAACTTGTgaagttttcattttctctgcctATAAAATTGGGTCTAAACAGCTTAAAAATCTTAAAGCTTCTGATGAGATTACAAACTGAGAATGAGATTACAAAGCCACAAAAATCCAAACACTTGCATGCATACTGAGCAGGAAGCACTGTGCTGCCTGTATAGCCATGTCCGTAGCAGAGAACTGGGGGTCAGGTCACTGGGATAACCTGCCCAGTGTAGCAAAGAGCTCTAGTTCTGAAGCCAGGCTTTCAATCCCAAAGTCTAATTCTACAGAAAACCTGAAGTCATCATCATAAGAAATTTATGAAGACATGCCTGGCCTGTAACTTTCTTattactacattttaaaatttatgtttgtatggtagAAAGACGTACTCCTGTGTGGAAGTCACatgacaacttgcaggagttggttctcttccacCATGTTAGTTCTGAGGATTAATTCCAAGTACTCTCGGAGGTATGGGTCTGTACCTACTGATCTATTTGGCTGgctcaaaaatgaaaaagagacagATTTGACACAACCATTGCTACTCTTCAGTTACAACATTTTACTGCTGGTTTTCCTGAGATGTATGGAACTACGacatgcaaaataaaatcatGCACATAGTACAATACCTGGTATATCCACTGCCATGAAAATCTGTGCTATTTAAGCTCCTGATGACAGTTTGCTGTGTGGAAGATAAAACTAATCAACGAAAACATCTTGCCATCTCCCTCCCCGCGGGAAAGGCTAAATACTCAGAAAAATTTTATGATCCACACTTCTCACCCAAGCCCACcatgagaggagaaaaaaaagactCAATTGCAGAACTCGAGATGGGGAACCCGACAATCAGCTGTACCACAAGCCACCCGAGCACTAAACGCATTCACAAAAATTAAAGTAACTACGGCCCAAACTCCATCTGAGCCATAAACGGCAGTGCTTAACACCACATCAATGAGAAATATCTGATACTCGGAATTAAGAAAGCGAGGAAGGATAGGTTAAAAAACAGGAGGTGCGATCTCGGCGTGGTAGCGGATGTAAACGTTTATTGTCACAACTGGAGTGCATTCTGACAGGCATTTCAAAAGAATACAGATTCCAACTCACCGCCACATTTCCACAAGTCTGAAAGGCGGTGAACATAAACATAAAGGCAACTCCTAAAATAACGATGTTGAAAAGCTTTTTAGATTCCGGGGACATTTTGGCTCCGCTTGCTCGGAGGCCAGTAACGGCCCAGGACAGTCACCTCTTCTCCTCCAGTCGAACCCCTTGACAGTCCTGAGGGAAGAAACCAGATGAGAGAACCACGCAGCCAGACTGCCGATTTCCAGTCCCGGGATGGGGATCGCGGGCTTAGGGGAAAGCTCTCCCCCCCGGCACAGTCGGGACACTCCAGGGACACGACCTAGTGCAGAGGAGACCCGGGGTCTACCCTTAGCAGCAGCTCCAGGTGCAGGGGCCGGGATCCAGGGATCCAGGGTAAGGACAAGCAGTAGCCGCGGCTGGGGGTCCAGCCCTCCCCGACTGACTCACAGCAGGTCAGGAGACCGGTCACCTGACCACAGTGTGGGCGCGTGGCccgctgggaaatgtagtcccgTGGCTAGCGCGTACCTTAGGTTTACACTATCCGTAGCCTCGGGGAGAAGAAAGGCCCCGAGAAGTGAAACCAAGATAGCCCAACCCAGCGAGCCTAAGTCGGAAGCGGCGGGAGAGGGGAACGTGAGGTGGCCCGGGACACAGGCAAGAGGGAGCACAAGAGCCTTCTCTGACAGGCGGGGCTGAAGGCTGCGCGGAACGGCGCGTGAAGCCCGGGTATTGGCGTGGGGAGGAGGGCGGAGCCCTGGTGAAGAGCGCTTTCTCTCGCTCCCTCCATAGAATTtagttcttccccctcccccccgccctCGCGGGCCTCGCCCACGGGAGAGCATTTGGCGGGCTTTCTAACTGTCTTCACGGGCCGCTCCCCCTCCCCACAGCAGTGACTGCGCGCTTTCCGCCCGCCCGCCGCGCTGTACGCAGGCGCGCCCGGGAGGGGCGAGGCGCGCGGCGACGACGTTACGCAACGCGGCGGGATGAGCCAATCAGGAGATTCATTTCCGGGTGGCGCGGGCGCCATTTTGTGAGTGCGGATATAAATCCGCGCTGGGGGCCGCCCGCCCGCATAGTTGCTGCTCGGGAGTCTTTCCTGTGAGGGTGCTCTGCGACGGCTTCGCGGCTCCCGCCTAACCCACGAGGACTGTCGCTGCTGAGAGCCGGAGGGAGCCGCGCTAACTGAGGGCGAGGGCCTGTCCAGGACTTTTGGGTCTCGGCGCCGCTTCGCAGCCATGAGCTACGGCCGCCCGCCCCCCGATGTGGAGGGCATGACCTCCCTCAAGGTGGACAACCTGACCTACCGCACCTCACCGGACACCCTGAGGCGCGTCTTCGAGAAGTATGGGCGCGTCGGCGACGTGTACATCCCGCGGGACCGCTACACCAAGGAGTCTCGCGGCTTCGCCTTCGTCCGGTTCCATGACAAGCGCGACGCCGAAGACGCCATGGACGCCATGGACGGCGCCGTGCTCGACGGCCGCGAGCTGCGGGTGCAGATGGCGCGCTACGGCCGCCCGCCTGACTCGCACCACAGCCGCCGGGGCCCGCCACCCCGTAGGTACGGCGGCGGCGGCTACGGGCGGCGGAGCCGCAGGTGAGCAGGGCCCAGGGCGGAGCGGGGGGCCGCCGGGCACAAAGGTACGCGGAGCACGTGGAGCgggcccctccctccctcgtgGCCGCGGCCGGGCCACTCGGTGCGAGACCCCGCCTCGCGGCGAGGGAAATGGCGCCCGGCAGCCAGATAATGGCGGCGGGGCGGGTAGAGCGGGCGGGGCGGGACCGACGGCCCGCGGCTCACCCTGTCGCGTCGCTCGCGTTCCCCTCGCAGTCCTCGGCGCCGCCGACGCAGCCGGTCCCGGAGCCGCAGCCGGTCCAGGTCCCGGAGCCGCTCTCGCTACAGCCGCTCCAAGTCTCGGTCCCGCACTCGCTCGCGCTCGAGGTCCACCTCCAAGTCCAGATCCGCCC
Proteins encoded in this region:
- the Srsf2 gene encoding serine/arginine-rich splicing factor 2, producing MSYGRPPPDVEGMTSLKVDNLTYRTSPDTLRRVFEKYGRVGDVYIPRDRYTKESRGFAFVRFHDKRDAEDAMDAMDGAVLDGRELRVQMARYGRPPDSHHSRRGPPPRRYGGGGYGRRSRSPRRRRRSRSRSRSRSRSRSRSRYSRSKSRSRTRSRSRSTSKSRSARRSKSKSSSVSRSRSRSRSRSRSRSPPPVSKRESKSRSRSKSPPKSPEEEGAVSS